The following are from one region of the Mangifera indica cultivar Alphonso chromosome 14, CATAS_Mindica_2.1, whole genome shotgun sequence genome:
- the LOC123196149 gene encoding ubiquitin C-terminal hydrolase 12-like: MDIQKFIESSILRGRDAPPSHYLFKIESFSLLDRAPLRKYTSDYFEAGGYRWRITLYPSGDKLNDGEGHISIYLELMVTDSFSFGWEVDVVFNFFIMNQLQNKYVVVQDWIEKRYHTMKTEWGNPKFLDLETFHNPLKGYLVDDTCVLGAEVFVVRSSFKGECLSMVKEPATCFHSWKVNSFSTLADSNYTSQSFGSPKWYLSLQPYGVAEAKGSHISLYIAASDVPPNTKLFVNFILRLKDQYQWNRKDVFHQFNSRGV, encoded by the exons ATGGATATCCAGAAGTTTATTGAAAGCAGCATTTTAAGAG GAAGGGATGCTCCACCTAGTCATTACTTGTTCAAAATTGAGTCTTTCTCTTTGCTAGACAGAGCTCCTCTACGAAAGTACACCTCGGACTATTTTGAGGCAGGAGGCTACAGATG GAGAATCACTCTCTACCCATCTGGGGACAAACTTAACGATGGTGAAGGTCATATCTCTATTTACTTGGAATTAATGGTCACAGATTCTTTCTCTTTCGGGTGGGAAGTGGACGTGGTTTTCAACTTCTTTATAATGAATCAGCTTCAAAATAAGTATGTTGTTGTACAAG ATTGGATTGAAAAACGTTACCATACTATGAAGACTGAATGGGGAAACCCTAAATTTCTAGACTTGGAAACATTTCACAACCCTTTAAAAGGATACCTTGTTGATGATACTTGTGTATTGGGTGCTGAGGTTTTTGTTGTCAGAAGTAGTTTTAAAGGGGAGTGCTTATCCATGGTGAAGGAACCTGCTACTTGTTTCCACAGTTGGAAAGTTAATAGCTTTTCCACTTTAGCTGATTCAAATTATACCTCCCAGTCATTTGGAAGCCCAAAATG GTATCTTAGTCTTCAACCTTATGGAGTTGCAGAAGCCAAGGGAAGCCACATTTCACTCTATATAGCAGCGTCAGATGTTCCTCCGAATACTAAGTTGTTTGTGAATTTCATTCTACGCCTCAAAGATCAATATCAGTGGAATAGAAAAGACGTTTTCCATCAAT TTAACAGTCGTGGGGTGTAA